The Raphanus sativus cultivar WK10039 unplaced genomic scaffold, ASM80110v3 Scaffold3999, whole genome shotgun sequence genome contains a region encoding:
- the LOC130507080 gene encoding uncharacterized protein LOC130507080 has protein sequence MSEESPRPAARRRSSVSSSRASGSSHEQNSFPAYIPAPPPAPAQQNPGVMPVELLVQQPGREHLPVLHPTPRRGHSTWFTKSSNGISRSINQMMYSMLQIGYTKWSEIPQDDQELWFRQFAQEFNWHPDHTETVRIRFKAKAMDSYTKQVNAWKKVWQKNKRPRNINGRVFEQLIVHWQKDETAETSSRNSKNRKSDRGGKGMYVHNLGACSMSTKEDELIEANDGNPVDRLQLIKVAHTNKTTGQIQDLLIKDVVDLVETEIASQSQPLSDDGDSVGASTNLSRLQINEMVEKAVPKRKGGFLVGLARRASSYPASSSQVPYADPMILEELHDKGERIVALEEQNATIQAENATIQAENATILAELASQKKTNAEIMEKLNRLFASSS, from the exons AT gtCCGAGGAATCACCCCGCCCCGCAGCCCGTCGACGTAGTTCGGTGAGCTCTTCCCGTGCATCGGGATCGTCTCACGAACAAAACTCGTTTCCCGCATATATTCCCGCTCCACCTCCCGCTCCTGCTCAACAGAATCCGGGGGTCATGCCAGTTGAACTATTGGTTCAACAACCGGGTCGAGAGCATCTCCCGGTTCTCCATCCCACCCCACGACGAGGACATAGCACttg gttcaccaagTCGAGTAATGGCATTAGCAGGAGCATCAACCAGATGATGTATTCCATGCTCCAAATTGGATATACGAAGTGGAGTGAGATCCCTCAAGACGACCAAGAGTTGTGGTTTCGTCAATTTGCG CAAGAGTTCAACTGGCACCCCGATCACACGGAAACAGTCCGTATTAGATTCAAAGCTAAGGCCATGGACTCTTATACAAAGCAGGTGAACGCGTGGAAGAAAGTTTGGCAGAAGAACAAGAGGCCACGGAACATCAACGGGAGGGTGTTCGAGCAGTTGATAGTTCATTGGCAGAAGGACGAAACTGCAGAGACGTCTTCTAGGAACTCTAAGAACCGGAAGAGCGATCGTGGCGGGAAAGGTATGTATGTGCACAACCTCGGGGCTTGCTCTATGTCTACTAAGGAAGATGaactt ATCGAAGCAAATGACGGTAATCCCGTTGATCGACTCCAACTCATTAAGGTGGCTCACACTAACAAGACGACGGGTCAAATTCAGGACCTCTTGATCAAAGATGTCGTTGATTTGGTGGAAACTGAAATAGCATCTCAATCTCAGCCTCTCTCTGATGACGGCGATTCAGTGGGAGCTTCAACCAACTTGTCCCGATTGCAAATAAATGAGATGGTtgaaaag gcTGTTCCTAAAAGGAAAGGAGGCTTTTTAGTTGGATTGGCCCGCCGTGCTTCTTCGTATCCGGCATCTTCTTCGCAGGTTCCGTATGCCGATCCCATGATTCTCGAGGAGCTACATGACAAAGGTGAACGGATTGTGGCATTGGAGGAGCAGAACGCCACTATCCAAGCTGAGAATGCCACTATCCAAGCTGAGAATGCCACTATCCTTGCTGAGTTGGCATCCCAAAAGAAGACCAACGCCGAGATAATGGAGAAGCTAAACCGTTTATTTGCTTCGAGTTCTTag